A genome region from Sphingomonas sp. BGYR3 includes the following:
- a CDS encoding NAD-dependent epimerase/dehydratase family protein, which produces MSRKILVSGGAGFIGSHIVDRLVQRNDFESLVIVDNFWTGLQSNLAHISDPRVHLVQADVETFSTETRFDEIIHLASPASPPWYMREPIRTINANLMGAMNLINKLTPGGKISFASTSEVYGDPLVSPQPESYRGSVDCTGPRSSYDESKRCTESLLFECRRTQGIDLRIVRLFNVYGPRTRPDDGRAVSNFLSQALTHGELTVYGDGMQSRSWGYVDDIVDALERYFWKDDVSYVGPLNIGNDKEIPVIDIARFITELVPGSRIKICPPIPQDPTNRRPDLTLCRQVLPGWEANVTYQDGIARTLQWFRDQVMSGAQTSAPTPVRLAD; this is translated from the coding sequence GTGAGCAGGAAGATACTCGTTTCGGGCGGTGCCGGGTTCATCGGGTCGCATATCGTCGATCGGCTGGTTCAGCGGAACGACTTCGAATCGCTGGTCATCGTCGACAATTTCTGGACCGGGCTTCAGAGCAACCTCGCGCACATCTCCGACCCGCGGGTACATCTCGTGCAGGCGGACGTGGAGACCTTCTCCACCGAAACCCGGTTTGACGAGATCATCCACCTCGCCTCGCCCGCTTCGCCTCCATGGTACATGCGTGAGCCGATCCGGACCATCAACGCCAATCTGATGGGCGCGATGAACCTGATCAACAAGCTGACGCCGGGCGGCAAGATCAGCTTTGCGTCCACGTCCGAAGTCTATGGCGATCCGCTCGTGTCGCCCCAGCCCGAAAGCTATCGGGGCTCGGTCGACTGCACCGGCCCGCGTTCTTCGTATGACGAAAGCAAGCGCTGCACCGAATCGCTGCTGTTCGAATGCCGCCGGACGCAGGGGATCGACCTGCGCATCGTTCGCCTGTTCAACGTCTATGGCCCGCGCACCCGGCCGGATGACGGCCGCGCGGTATCCAATTTCCTCAGCCAGGCGCTGACCCATGGCGAACTGACCGTATATGGCGACGGGATGCAGTCCCGCAGCTGGGGCTATGTCGACGATATCGTGGACGCGCTGGAACGCTATTTCTGGAAGGACGATGTCTCCTATGTCGGGCCGCTGAATATCGGCAACGACAAGGAAATCCCGGTCATCGACATCGCACGGTTCATCACGGAACTGGTGCCCGGCAGCCGGATCAAGATCTGTCCGCCCATCCCGCAGGATCCGACCAACCGCCGCCCCGACCTGACGCTGTGCCGCCAGGTGCTGCCGGGCTGGGAAGCGAACGTCACCTATCAGGACGGCATCGCACGGACCCTGCAATGGTTCAGGGATCAGGTGATGTCCGGTGCGCAGACCAGCGCCCCGACCCCGGTTCGCCTGGCCGACTGA